A single genomic interval of Arthrobacter sp. NicSoilB8 harbors:
- a CDS encoding lipase maturation factor family protein: MEWTAWFDAPEYEFARQVLQRSIATLFFVAFLSSYNQFPALLGERGLLPVPEYLEWFNRRGRPSLFRWRYSDRLLRTVCLGGMAVAATLIAGLPQLGPPWVPLLAFLALWLLYMSIVNVGQTFYGFGWEMLLLEAGFTVAFLGSDQTPPPRPILILLAWLVFRLEFGAGLIKIRGGAEWRDLTALYYHHETQPMPGPLSRQAHLLPKAWHRLEVLGNHFAQLVVPFFLFAPQPLASAAAGIIIFTQLWLVATGNFAWLNWMAIVLAFAAVSDPVAHALVPAIPLDWNTASAGAAASAAAGTDAGTGTQAPVAWLVVVLFATVLLVVLSYRPIENLLSHYQLMNASFNRWQLVNTYGAFGSVTKRRIEIVVEGTLDEDPGDGADWREYGFKGKPGDVRRLPRQYAPYHLRLDWLMWFLPLRTVHEEWFYAFLAKLLAADRPMLRLLRHDPFDGERPRWVRARSYLYRFSTRAEFHATGERWIRTPLSVVIPPSRLPPEG, from the coding sequence GTGGAGTGGACCGCGTGGTTCGACGCGCCGGAATACGAGTTCGCCCGGCAGGTGCTGCAGCGCAGCATCGCCACCTTGTTCTTTGTGGCCTTCCTCTCCTCGTATAACCAGTTCCCGGCCCTCCTCGGCGAGCGCGGCCTGTTGCCGGTGCCGGAGTACCTCGAGTGGTTCAACCGCCGGGGGCGGCCCAGCCTGTTCCGCTGGCGCTACTCGGACCGGCTGCTGCGGACGGTCTGCCTGGGCGGCATGGCGGTTGCCGCCACGCTCATCGCCGGGCTTCCCCAGCTTGGCCCGCCGTGGGTTCCGCTGCTCGCGTTCCTGGCCCTGTGGCTGCTGTACATGTCGATCGTGAACGTGGGGCAGACGTTTTACGGCTTCGGCTGGGAGATGCTGCTGCTGGAGGCCGGGTTCACGGTGGCGTTCCTCGGCTCCGACCAGACTCCCCCGCCCAGGCCCATCCTGATCCTGCTGGCCTGGCTGGTGTTCCGGCTGGAGTTCGGCGCCGGCCTGATCAAGATCCGGGGCGGCGCGGAGTGGCGGGACCTGACGGCCCTGTACTACCACCACGAGACCCAGCCGATGCCGGGGCCGCTGAGCCGGCAGGCCCATCTGCTGCCCAAGGCATGGCACCGGCTGGAGGTCCTGGGCAACCACTTCGCCCAGCTGGTGGTGCCGTTCTTCCTCTTCGCTCCGCAGCCCCTGGCCAGCGCCGCCGCCGGGATCATCATCTTCACGCAGCTTTGGCTGGTGGCGACCGGAAATTTCGCGTGGCTGAACTGGATGGCGATCGTCCTGGCCTTCGCGGCGGTCAGCGATCCCGTGGCCCACGCCCTGGTTCCGGCGATCCCGCTCGACTGGAACACGGCGTCCGCAGGAGCTGCCGCGTCCGCAGCAGCAGGAACAGACGCCGGAACCGGCACCCAGGCGCCGGTCGCGTGGCTTGTGGTGGTCCTGTTTGCCACCGTCCTGCTCGTGGTGCTCAGCTACCGGCCCATCGAGAATCTCCTGTCCCACTACCAGCTAATGAACGCATCTTTCAACCGCTGGCAGCTTGTGAATACCTACGGCGCGTTCGGCAGCGTCACGAAGCGGCGGATCGAGATCGTGGTGGAGGGGACCCTCGACGAGGACCCAGGGGACGGCGCCGACTGGCGGGAGTACGGATTCAAAGGAAAGCCGGGAGACGTCCGGCGCCTCCCGCGCCAGTACGCCCCGTACCACCTGCGGCTTGACTGGCTGATGTGGTTCCTGCCGCTGCGGACCGTGCATGAGGAATGGTTCTATGCATTCCTGGCCAAGCTGCTGGCGGCGGACCGGCCGATGCTGCGGTTGCTGCGCCACGACCCGTTCGACGGCGAACGGCCCCGCTGGGTGCGTGCCCGCAGCTACCTCTACCGTTTCTCCACCAGGGCCGAGTTCCACGCGACAGGCGAGCGTTGGATCCGGACGCCGCTGTCCGTCGTCATCCCGCCCTCGCGCCTGCCGCCGGAGGGCTGA
- a CDS encoding tripartite tricarboxylate transporter permease, with the protein MDSFMMLLEGFSTALQPVYLLYALGGVFVGTAVGVLPGIGPAMTVALLMPITYALDPAAALIVFAGIYYGGMYGGSTTSILLNTPGESSSIVTALEGNKMAKAGRGAAALATAAIGSFIAGTIATVLLSFLAPVVADFAVGLGPVDYVALMVVAFLTVGALLGASVLRGLASLALGLFIGLIGIDDSTAQQRFTFDNPTLVDGVDMVLVAVGLFALGEALYVASKLRHGPVELIPVSKGKNAWLSKEDWKRSWKPWLRGTFIGFPIGTVPAGGADVSTFLSYAAERKLAKGANKAQFGKGAIEGVAGPEAANNAAAAGVLVPLLTLGIPTTATAAMMLTAFQRYQIQPGPLLFENQGALVWTLIASLYVGNLMLLVLNLPLVGLWVKILQIPRPYLYAGILVFAALGAFSVNFAATDVGILLVVGILGYFMRRYGYPVAPMVVAMILGPMFEVQLRRSLQLSQNDPTALFSSPFAVVVYASMALIFAASWWLRRRQAKLEAAPAKEEVSV; encoded by the coding sequence ATGGATAGCTTCATGATGCTGCTTGAAGGCTTCAGCACCGCGCTTCAGCCGGTCTACCTGCTCTATGCCCTGGGCGGCGTTTTCGTGGGCACCGCCGTCGGTGTGCTGCCGGGCATCGGGCCGGCCATGACGGTGGCGCTGCTCATGCCGATCACGTACGCCCTGGACCCCGCCGCGGCGCTGATAGTTTTCGCCGGAATCTACTACGGCGGCATGTACGGCGGGTCAACCACCTCCATCCTGCTGAACACACCGGGCGAATCTTCCTCGATCGTCACGGCGCTGGAAGGCAACAAAATGGCTAAGGCCGGCAGGGGAGCGGCGGCCCTGGCGACGGCGGCCATCGGCTCCTTCATTGCCGGGACCATCGCGACGGTCCTGCTGTCCTTCCTGGCCCCCGTCGTCGCCGATTTCGCCGTCGGACTCGGACCCGTGGACTACGTGGCGCTCATGGTGGTGGCATTCCTGACCGTCGGCGCGCTGTTGGGTGCCTCCGTCCTGCGGGGCCTGGCCTCCCTGGCGCTCGGGCTGTTCATCGGCCTGATCGGCATCGACGACAGCACCGCCCAGCAGCGCTTCACGTTCGACAACCCCACGCTGGTGGACGGCGTCGATATGGTCCTCGTGGCCGTGGGCCTCTTTGCCCTCGGCGAGGCGCTCTATGTTGCCTCCAAGCTGCGGCACGGTCCGGTGGAGCTCATCCCGGTCAGCAAGGGCAAGAACGCCTGGCTGTCCAAAGAAGACTGGAAGCGGTCCTGGAAACCGTGGCTGCGCGGGACATTCATCGGCTTCCCGATCGGCACGGTCCCGGCAGGCGGTGCCGACGTGTCAACGTTCCTGTCCTACGCGGCCGAGCGCAAGCTCGCCAAGGGCGCCAACAAAGCCCAGTTCGGCAAGGGCGCCATCGAAGGCGTTGCAGGACCGGAAGCGGCCAACAACGCCGCAGCCGCCGGAGTCCTGGTCCCGCTGCTGACGCTCGGGATCCCCACGACAGCCACGGCGGCCATGATGCTCACGGCGTTCCAGCGATACCAGATCCAGCCCGGTCCGCTCCTGTTCGAAAACCAGGGCGCCCTGGTCTGGACGCTCATCGCCTCGCTGTACGTCGGCAACCTCATGCTCCTGGTGCTGAACCTTCCCCTGGTAGGCCTGTGGGTGAAGATCCTGCAGATCCCGCGGCCCTACCTTTACGCGGGCATCCTGGTCTTCGCCGCCCTGGGCGCCTTCTCGGTGAACTTTGCAGCGACCGACGTCGGCATCCTGCTCGTGGTGGGCATCCTGGGCTACTTCATGCGCCGCTACGGCTACCCCGTGGCGCCCATGGTGGTGGCGATGATCCTGGGGCCGATGTTCGAGGTGCAGCTGCGGCGCTCGCTGCAGCTCTCACAAAACGACCCCACGGCCCTGTTTTCCTCCCCGTTCGCGGTGGTGGTCTACGCGTCCATGGCGCTGATCTTCGCCGCCTCGTGGTGGCTGCGCCGCCGCCAGGCGAAATTGGAGGCCGCGCCGGCGAAGGAAGAAGTGTCCGTCTAG
- a CDS encoding tripartite tricarboxylate transporter substrate-binding protein — protein sequence MSSQNFFTRPTFTRSTYNRSTYNRSTYTRRAALIAGAAGAVLALSACAGSGTGAAAGSSAGADPIKKLSIIVPANPGGGWDQTGRAMQQDLQANKLVSSAQVTNIGGGGGTNGLAKLATEKDANTLMVMGYVMVGAVETNGAKTRLEDTTPIARLTEEPLVLVVPASSKYQSVKDLVEDIKANGKGVAITGGSAGGADHILAGQILKSQGVEADKLNYIGYSGGGESIAALLGNKVQAGISGVGEYAEQVKAGKVRALAVSGKTEAPALPGIKPLKDQGIDVVLTNWRGVVAPGSIDDAQKAKLTEVVTKLHGTEAWKSTLAKNNWDDAFLAGDGFKTFLTEDITKVKTTLTEIGLVK from the coding sequence ATGTCTTCGCAGAACTTTTTCACGCGGCCCACCTTCACCCGGTCCACTTACAACCGGTCCACTTACAACCGGTCCACTTACACCCGCCGCGCCGCCCTGATTGCCGGAGCCGCCGGAGCCGTCCTGGCCCTGTCCGCCTGCGCGGGAAGCGGAACGGGCGCGGCTGCAGGCTCGTCCGCTGGCGCTGACCCGATCAAGAAGCTGAGCATCATTGTTCCGGCCAACCCGGGTGGCGGCTGGGACCAGACAGGGCGCGCCATGCAGCAGGACCTGCAGGCCAACAAGCTCGTCTCCTCCGCCCAGGTCACCAACATCGGCGGCGGCGGCGGAACCAACGGCCTGGCCAAACTCGCCACCGAGAAGGACGCCAACACGCTCATGGTGATGGGCTACGTCATGGTCGGCGCCGTGGAAACTAATGGGGCCAAGACCCGTCTTGAGGACACGACGCCGATTGCGCGCCTGACCGAGGAGCCGCTGGTCCTGGTGGTGCCGGCGTCGTCGAAGTACCAGTCCGTGAAAGACCTGGTGGAGGACATCAAGGCCAACGGCAAGGGGGTGGCCATCACCGGCGGCTCGGCCGGCGGCGCGGACCACATCCTGGCCGGCCAAATCCTGAAGTCCCAGGGGGTGGAGGCGGACAAACTGAACTACATCGGCTATTCCGGCGGCGGCGAATCCATCGCCGCCCTGCTCGGCAACAAGGTCCAGGCCGGCATCTCCGGCGTCGGCGAGTATGCCGAACAGGTCAAGGCCGGCAAGGTCCGGGCGCTCGCCGTCTCCGGCAAGACCGAGGCTCCGGCGCTTCCCGGCATCAAACCGCTCAAGGACCAGGGGATCGACGTCGTACTCACAAACTGGCGCGGCGTGGTCGCCCCCGGCTCCATCGATGACGCCCAGAAGGCGAAACTGACCGAGGTCGTGACCAAGCTGCACGGGACCGAAGCCTGGAAGTCCACCCTTGCCAAGAACAACTGGGACGACGCCTTCCTCGCCGGTGACGGTTTCAAGACCTTCCTGACCGAGGACATCACCAAGGTCAAAACCACGCTGACCGAGATCGGCCTGGTCAAGTAA
- the dxr gene encoding 1-deoxy-D-xylulose-5-phosphate reductoisomerase — translation MQPRKIVLLGSTGSIGTQAIDVVDGAPHLFEVVALSAGGSNLELLARQAVHTRAQAVGVAAGDASALRALIDDAARVAGLLGYSPELITGPDASTRIAEISADVVLNGITGSIGLAPTLAALKSGATLALANKESLIVGGSLVKAAAREGQIVPVDSEHSAIAQCLRSGSAAEVDRLILTASGGPFRGKTRDELHDVSPQDALAHPTWDMGLMVTTNSASLVNKGLEVIEAHLLFDIPLEKIDVVVHPQSVVHSMVQFVDGSTIAQASPPDMRLPIALGLGWPDRVPGSARACDWTQATSWTFEPLDTTAFPAVGLAKDAARQGSTFPAVFNAANEEAVMAFHAGRIRFTDIVDTIDAVLSEHTGSSGLTVESVLDAERWARARTHERLAVRSV, via the coding sequence ATGCAGCCGCGTAAAATCGTCCTCCTCGGGTCCACCGGTTCCATCGGCACACAGGCGATTGACGTCGTCGACGGCGCCCCGCACCTTTTTGAGGTCGTGGCGCTCAGCGCCGGCGGCAGCAACCTCGAACTCCTGGCCCGGCAGGCCGTCCATACCCGGGCCCAGGCCGTCGGCGTCGCCGCAGGGGACGCCTCAGCACTCAGGGCCCTGATCGACGACGCCGCCCGCGTGGCAGGACTCCTCGGCTACAGTCCCGAACTCATCACCGGCCCTGATGCCTCCACACGGATCGCGGAAATCAGCGCCGACGTCGTCCTGAACGGCATCACCGGCTCGATCGGGCTGGCCCCCACCCTCGCCGCCCTCAAGTCCGGCGCCACGCTGGCCCTGGCCAACAAGGAGTCCCTGATCGTCGGCGGCTCACTGGTCAAAGCCGCGGCCCGCGAAGGCCAGATCGTCCCCGTGGATTCGGAGCATTCGGCCATTGCCCAATGTCTGCGCTCCGGCTCGGCCGCGGAAGTGGACCGGCTGATCCTGACGGCGTCGGGCGGCCCGTTCCGCGGCAAGACCCGGGACGAACTGCACGACGTCTCGCCGCAGGACGCCCTGGCCCACCCCACGTGGGACATGGGCCTCATGGTCACCACCAACTCCGCAAGCCTCGTCAACAAGGGCCTGGAAGTGATCGAGGCGCACCTGCTCTTCGACATCCCATTGGAGAAGATCGACGTCGTGGTCCATCCGCAGTCCGTGGTGCACTCTATGGTCCAGTTCGTGGACGGTTCCACGATCGCCCAGGCCTCGCCGCCGGACATGCGGCTGCCCATTGCCCTCGGCCTCGGCTGGCCGGACCGTGTCCCCGGCTCCGCCCGCGCCTGCGACTGGACCCAGGCCACCAGTTGGACCTTCGAGCCGCTGGACACCACGGCGTTCCCCGCCGTGGGCCTGGCCAAGGATGCGGCCAGGCAGGGCAGCACCTTCCCGGCCGTGTTCAACGCGGCGAACGAGGAAGCCGTCATGGCCTTCCATGCCGGGCGGATCCGGTTCACCGACATCGTCGACACCATTGACGCCGTCCTCAGCGAACACACAGGGTCCTCCGGGCTGACGGTGGAGTCCGTGCTGGATGCTGAACGATGGGCACGTGCCCGCACTCACGAACGTTTAGCCGTCAGAAGCGTCTAG
- a CDS encoding tripartite tricarboxylate transporter TctB family protein → MSSLVSKSPPDTTPAKRPTGEILFALVFVSVGAAGLATAGSIPIPPSETGIGPRAFPYIVCGMLVLCGAGVVLQVLRGKVGQAEDSEDLDATARTDWMALAKLVGFVVLHIFLIEPAGWPVAAAVLFSGAAWSLDARPLWKAIAVSVVLALVLQYVFGGLLGVSLPPGPLLEGVPFFHG, encoded by the coding sequence GTGTCTTCCCTCGTATCAAAGTCGCCTCCCGACACAACGCCGGCCAAGCGGCCCACAGGGGAGATCCTCTTCGCCCTCGTGTTCGTCAGCGTGGGTGCGGCAGGCCTGGCGACGGCGGGATCCATTCCGATCCCGCCGTCGGAGACCGGCATCGGCCCGCGGGCCTTCCCGTATATCGTGTGCGGCATGCTGGTGCTGTGCGGCGCCGGCGTGGTCCTGCAGGTCCTCCGCGGCAAGGTCGGGCAGGCCGAGGACAGCGAAGACCTGGACGCGACGGCCAGGACCGACTGGATGGCCCTCGCCAAACTGGTGGGCTTTGTGGTGCTTCACATCTTCCTGATCGAGCCAGCGGGCTGGCCGGTGGCCGCCGCCGTGCTCTTCAGCGGTGCGGCGTGGTCCCTGGACGCCAGGCCCCTCTGGAAGGCGATCGCCGTGTCCGTCGTCCTGGCGCTGGTGCTCCAGTACGTCTTCGGCGGGCTGCTGGGCGTGTCCCTGCCCCCGGGACCGCTGCTCGAGGGGGTGCCGTTCTTCCATGGATAG